CGTTTCGACCCCGGAAGTTAAGCCCGCCAGCGATCCCGGGTGTACTGCCCTCCGAGAGGGGGCGGGAAACCGGGGACGCCGCCGGCCACTCAAAGCGCCCGGGTGGTGTAGCCCGGCCCATCATGCGGGACTGTCACTCCCGCGACTCGGGTTCAAATCCCGACCCGGGCGCCAAACAAACTTTTCTACACCAAAGCTTTGAAGAAATGTAAAACTAGGATACTAGCCTACCACCTTTGATAAACTTTTTACTAGAGCTAACCAACAGTAAAGCTTATAAAATGACATTAGCTTATCCCTAAGCGAGGGCCGGTAGCTCAGCCTGGTCAGAGCACCGGGCTTTTAACCCGGTGGTCGCGGGTTCGAATCCCGCCCGGCCCGCCATCAGTCCTTGCTTGCGCAAGCGCCGCTTTTACTTTGTTCAAGCGTCCTGTCGAAAACATATAAACTCATTCTTGCCAATCCTAAGAGTCAGAACTTTTTGATCAAACTTTTCGCTAGAAGAGTTTGCTTGGTCAAGCTTTGCGCCAGCAAAGGTTGTTCACTGGCATGAAATTTGCTTTCTTATCCCTTGCAGAGTCTCACTTTTTCTCGTTCCAGTCTTCAATAATGTGAGTCTGCCTCATCTTGTCAGCGAAATTCCAGAACTTCGGGACGACCATCAATGCAATGCCTATTGCGAACACTATTACCGCGATAACCGCGGCCACAATGCCGCCACTGCTGAAGGCCCAGAAAGTCATCACAAAGGGTGCAAGTATGACTCCTAATACAGCGGCGCCAACAATCAGCATCAGGATCTTGTAGCCATATCTCTCCATAAAGAGGGCGAAGTCCATTGAGACCCCCAGTAGTGATTACACGGGAGAAAAATATAAATTTTTGCTTTTGCATAAATTCAGGGGGCGTATGAAGGGCATGAAAAAACCTAAAGAGGGAAAGGAAGGGGTAAAATTTAAAAACCTTCATCGTGTGAATGTTCATGGGTACAGCCCCGTGGTGTAGCGGCCAAGCATGCGGGACTCTGGATCCCGCGACCGGGGTTCGAATCCCCGCGGGGCTACCATCAACCCGGGCTCCAGATGTTCCTAATCCCATTTCTTGTTACGTTTAATTGTGGGCATTCGAACCATTGTAATTTTTGTATGTCTATTTGCAATACATGGCTACGTAAGTTGATGACTGAATTTTAGTTTAATAATTGCTCATCTAAATTGAATCATTATGCCGATTATGGACAGCATTTATTAAACATTGGAAATTTTTCAAAAAATAAAAAACTTTCTAAAACACTTTGTTTGGGAAACAAAGGATTATCAACTAATAAAAACACCGTAGACTTTTTTTAGCCAAATTACAGCACAAAATTTCTGATTTTTCGAAAATTAAACTTTTTAGGAAGGTATTTATAGTATGAGAGAGCAGTAATACTATAAGGTGAGTAATATGAAGCAAAATCTTAGAGAGGATATTATCGGTATTCTGCGTAGGGAAGGTTATTCTACTGTTGCTATTCTTACTAGGAAGCTTAATGAGAGGGGGATTGACTGTACGAGACAAAAAGTTGAGAGAGTGCTTAGGGACCTCATCAAAGAAAACGTGATAGAGGTGTATTATATTAACGCCAATCATCGACGGCATTATCGATTAAGGTGATGCCAATGACCACCTCTGCCATGATTCTAGGGAATGATAGGAGAATGTTAATCATCGAATACCTCCAAAAGTGCAACGGAAAAGCGGAGCTTAGGGAGCTTGTACAATACATTGCAGAAAAAGAAGGGAATACAGACAGAAAGCACAGGAAAAGCGTTTATGTAAGCCTAATACAAACCCACATTCCAAAGATGGAGAGAGAGGGGATAATAGAATTTAAGCATGGAACTATTAAGCTCATCCAGATTCCTGAAAATGTTGATGTCTACATGGAGATTGTAAATAAAAACGACATAAGATGGGCAAGTGTTTACAGTATACTCGCACTTAGCTCAGCAGCTATGAGCTATTATGTTCAGAGCTGGGAGGGATTTATTATTTCAACAGTATTTTTGGCGTTGTCCCTTATTCAAAGGATGAAGGAGAAAAGGATTGTGAAAAGGGAAAAGTAATTACCGATTACCCTTTTGAATATTCTAATTACCTATATACAACAATTGCAAAGATTCTCTTTGAAGTCCCTATTTAAGGGGGCTCCGAAAAACAAGGAGATGAAAAAAGTGAAAAAGTTAGCACTTGGAATTTTCGGCCTTTTAGTGGCCTTTGGTCTCGTGCTCGGTGCGGGGGCCAATTTTAGTGATTACAATGCAAGCAGAAGCGTCCACTGGCACATTGTCCCGGACGATGACGAGCTAATTGATTTAACACCACTGCAACCTTATGCATACATAGATAACGTAACCGGCGTTCTAGTAATTGACTTCTCAGTCAATAATCCAAACTATCCAGGATATGGAAACGGAATAAGCCCAGCAAGTGAGTACAACTTTGATGAAGTCTTTGAAGTAAGCAACGACCTTTGGGAGAACGTGACCATAGTTGTTAGGATAACCTCAAACAGTACCAATGTAGAGTTCTACGGACATGAGGGAGACGTATACGAAGTCGCAAACGGAACCATAGCCAGCTCATCAGATACAGCAGATGAGGACGTTTGTTTCGTAGTTGCACCAGGAGATGCGGTTAAGATTGGTCTTGACTTAAGCGCAGATGGCGACAGTCCAGGAGATATATGGAACGTTGCTATGAGTATAAAAGCTTACAGACTTGGCACAGAACCAACCGCTTTGGTTGGCAAGTGCGGACAGCCGTGATTAGGAGGTATAAAAAATGAA
The nucleotide sequence above comes from Thermococcus sp. M39. Encoded proteins:
- a CDS encoding DUF1102 domain-containing protein yields the protein MKKVKKLALGIFGLLVAFGLVLGAGANFSDYNASRSVHWHIVPDDDELIDLTPLQPYAYIDNVTGVLVIDFSVNNPNYPGYGNGISPASEYNFDEVFEVSNDLWENVTIVVRITSNSTNVEFYGHEGDVYEVANGTIASSSDTADEDVCFVVAPGDAVKIGLDLSADGDSPGDIWNVAMSIKAYRLGTEPTALVGKCGQP